A genomic stretch from Telmatocola sphagniphila includes:
- a CDS encoding Gfo/Idh/MocA family protein gives MSKPLNIGLIGTGFMGRAHSNAYRKVSNFFKLPYHPVLKAVCARSADKVKDFAETWGYESTETDWKTLISRKDIDAIDICTPNNNHAEIAIAAAQAGKIILCEKPLAMNGPEGLKMVEAVEKAKVPNIVWYNYRRVPAVTLAKKLIEEGRLGKIFHYRAKFLQDWTISPELPQGGAGLWRLDVAASGSGVSGDLLAHCIDTALWLNGSLDTISAMTETFIKERKHTLTGKTEKVGIDDACIFMGRFKNGSLANFESTRYARGHKALYTFEINGENASIAWDLHDLHRLQYFDYKDEGKLRGWKSIHVTDAGGDHPYMDKWWVPGLSIGYEHSFVHQVADFLESLGSGKPAMPDFRDAYRTQLVLDAITESAKTGKWEKVESA, from the coding sequence ATGTCGAAACCGTTGAATATCGGCTTGATTGGTACTGGCTTCATGGGCCGGGCGCACTCCAATGCCTACCGCAAAGTCAGCAACTTTTTCAAGCTCCCCTACCATCCCGTGCTGAAAGCGGTTTGTGCCCGCAGTGCCGACAAGGTGAAGGACTTCGCGGAAACCTGGGGCTACGAATCGACTGAAACCGATTGGAAGACGCTGATCAGTCGCAAAGATATCGATGCCATCGACATTTGCACGCCCAACAACAACCACGCAGAAATCGCGATTGCCGCAGCCCAAGCCGGTAAGATCATCCTCTGCGAAAAACCTCTGGCGATGAACGGACCGGAAGGCTTGAAGATGGTGGAAGCCGTCGAAAAGGCCAAGGTTCCCAACATCGTTTGGTACAACTACCGCCGGGTGCCCGCGGTCACGCTCGCCAAGAAACTCATCGAGGAAGGCCGCTTAGGGAAGATCTTCCACTACCGCGCCAAATTCCTCCAGGACTGGACCATCAGCCCTGAACTTCCCCAAGGCGGCGCCGGTCTGTGGCGATTGGATGTCGCGGCTTCCGGTTCGGGCGTCTCCGGCGACCTGTTAGCGCACTGCATCGATACCGCACTCTGGCTGAACGGTTCGCTGGATACGATCTCGGCCATGACCGAGACGTTTATCAAAGAACGCAAGCATACCTTGACGGGTAAAACGGAAAAAGTGGGCATCGACGATGCCTGCATTTTCATGGGCCGCTTTAAAAACGGCTCGCTGGCGAACTTCGAATCGACCCGCTATGCCCGCGGCCACAAGGCTCTTTACACGTTTGAAATCAACGGCGAAAATGCCTCGATCGCCTGGGATTTGCACGATCTGCATCGCCTGCAGTATTTCGACTACAAGGACGAGGGGAAACTGCGTGGCTGGAAGTCGATTCACGTGACCGATGCCGGGGGCGATCACCCCTATATGGACAAATGGTGGGTTCCCGGTCTGTCGATCGGCTACGAACATTCTTTCGTTCACCAGGTAGCCGATTTCCTCGAATCGCTCGGTTCGGGTAAACCCGCCATGCCCGATTTCCGGGATGCGTATCGCACTCAGTTGGTGCTGGATGCCATTACCGAATCTGCCAAGACCGGTAAATGGGAAAAAGTGGAATCGGCCTGA